The sequence ttaaaattgtaattgttgcaaATTGCAGTgattataaaatgaataaaacacttggggatgttCTGGTAATCAACCTTGGGGTGATAACAGTACctttattttactataacagaaacacacacagtggtttATTACCTACATTATTACTTACATGCTGCTTGGACTTACTGGGAATTAAATGGGAGGTCTTTTGGCCTTTCATCCGCTTTAACATAACTTTAAAATGCAAACCTGCAAAACAGTGCAGTCGAAGTACAATTACTGCACGCGTTCCACAAGATATATGTTTTACTTGAATGCGATAGTTACGACCTTTAAGAAAAGATGTGGTCTAGCAATAGACCTCTTTACGGGTGTGTATGTAGGCTGAGAGTCATCACACTCTCGTATCTGTGGATAATCGCGCTGTAATAGACAGTGGgtggaggcaaaaaaaaaaagggctaaaGGGCACCATAAAACAAATAATGTGTAGCCTGTAGATATGACTGGAACGTGCAATATCGACAGGCATGGTGGAAGGGCATTTAATGAAAGTGTGTGATTTACTGAATTGTAAAATCTTTCAGCCATAAGTGCACATAAGATACATAAAGAAAGAGTTGTGGTGAGGCTGtgcactttacacacacacacacacacacacacacacacacacacacacacacacacacacacacacacacacactcttttttttggtcataatCGCATAACAGTTAAGATAACTGGATTACTGTGATACTCTTCTTAGTAATTTCAGAGATGGTTAATGTGTGACATTCACCCTTGCAACACTATCACCACCACCTTTACAACCAACTAATCACCTCGCCTTGTTCTGCTCGCTGTCTCCTATAAAAGAGAGTGTAGTTTGGCACACCAACCATCTTCACCTCCACTCCATCGCCCTCCAGTTACACCCATCCGAGGTCCACCATGAAGAAGACACTAAGGACGACGGGTGAAAGCTCCTACAGCAGTCGCTCCTACACCGGCCCCGTGTCCAGCACCATGAGGAAGAGCTACTCTGTGCGCAGCTCCCATGGAGGCACCGGGGGTATGGTTAGGATGGTTGGAGGGCAGCTCATAAACTCAGATGTGTATGCTGGGAGTCTGGATTACATGTATAGAGCAGGAATGGGTCCGCGGGTGGGTCGGGGTCCTGTTGTGCGCCCCCCACTGACAGCTGTAACTGTCAACAAGAGCCTCCTGACTCCACTGAACCTGGAGATTGACTCTAACATCCAAAGCATCAAAATGCAGGAGAAAGAAGAGATCAAGATCCTCAACAACCGATTTGCCTCTTTTATTGATAAAGTAAGATATTTTCGACTGTTATCCTGATTTTGGTCCTTTctacatcctttttttttgcccctTGTTCTGTCAGTCAAAGTGTGCGTCCAAACTTTAGTATGTTAAGTTTTCATTGGAACTTCTGAACACTAATTTGTCATGATAAATTAtccttttttgtattttaactaAATTGGATGACTATGTTATGAGGCCTTAAATTGGTGCAGAGCTCCATCACGCATGGTTTCTATTCAATGCAAGCAGGGCCAAACTCTGGTTTGACGGAAATGTAAATAGTAACTGGGTTGAATGGTAATTACAATGAtgataaaaaacattttataaataaaatatgtagcAAGGGGCCAATGGcatttgtaatatattttcaGATTATTTCTGTCATAGAAATTCGtaagaagaaagaagagagtCTATTCTTTCCTCTTACGAATTTCTATGACAGAAATACCCTgaaaatatacttcaaaatTTAAATTATAAATGTCAATGAAACAccatataataaaaataaatggtaTTGTTGGTGACATTCACAGTGGGAACCATACTCTACATATTATCTGTTCTTATCGTATACTTTTCGTTTGCTGCTTGTTAATAAGTTAGCTTTTATCCTGTTATTGCTTCACACCCTCTACAGTCAGACAATCTTCCAAAGGCTAATGTTTACTTTCAGTCATAAATGCCAAATAGTGTGTCCTTCAGCACATAAGTTATCACCTTCGAAAAACTGACACACCTTCCCTCCTGTATCTTTAGCCTATAAAACCACTCCCATCCTCACAAACCATCCAtcttataaaataaagtgtagCTGAGAGCTAACAGTCTCAGTGTTAATGAGCAAACTGATTACAAGAATTAAACTATGAAGAAATCTCCCTTCAGGACTGTgtgcattaattaaagaataacaagaaaaaagTATGAGGGGGTGTGATATACACCAATCtcaccataacattaaaaccacctgtttAATAATGTTTAGGTCCCCCTTGTTCTGCCATAACAactctgacctgtcgaggcatggactccacaagacctctgaaggtgtactGTGTTAtcttagcagcagatcctttaagtcctgtaagttgcgaggtggagcctccatggatcggacttgtttgtccagaacgtcccacagacgctctatcggactgagatctggggaatttggaggccgagtcaacaccttgaactctttgtcatgttcctcaaaccgttcctgaacgttttttgtagtgtggcagggcgcattatcctacCATGAAGTTGTACTCGGTCTtcagcagtgtttaggtagctggtacatgtcaaagtaacatccacatgaatgccaggatccAAGGTTTCTCAGCAGAACATTTTCCAgtgcatcacactgcctccaccagctttccttcttcccatagtgcatcctggtgccgtctCTTTCCCAGGTAagtggcacacacacacccgacctccacatgatgtaaaagaaaacctgattcatCAGACAGGACCATCTTCTTCCatcgctccatggtccagttctgatgccctTTGTAGGTGTTTCAGTGGtgtacaggggtcagcatgggcactctgaccgctctgcagctacacagctccatacgcagcaagctatGATGCACtctgtgttctgactcctttctatcagaaccagcatgaacattttcagctatttgtactacagtagctcttcaGTGGGTTTGGagcagatgggctagccttctctccccatgaccctgtcatcAATTCagcggttgtccttccttggaccactttcgGTAGGTACTATCTGCTGCATACCGGAACaacccacaagacctgccgctttggagatgctctgacccagtcatgtagccatcacaatttggcccatcTCTCAAaagtcaaagtcaaagtcactcagatccttatgcttgcccttTTTTCCTACTTCTatcacatcaacttcgagaactgactgttcacttgctgcctaatatatcccacccctttacAGATGCCATAGTACTGAGATAACCAATGCTATTcatttcacctgtcagtggttttaatggtatgGCTGATCAGTTTAGGTGTGTAAGTAGTTGATTTAGCTGGATTGATGGCAATGACAATTCAACTATGATTGAATTGAGGAAACGATCataaatggattattattttaaatagatatattattattattattactattattattaataataatattattaataataatactaataaaaaaattctaagcAAGATTATTTTATAATGTAGGGCAGTTTGACTTTTAATTGGAAGGTCatgaattcaaatcccagcaccaccaagctgccactactgggcccttgaacaaggcccttaacccttaatgagatgaatgtaagtcactttggataagggcatctgtcaAATGTCACACAGGTGGGCAGAGTAAGGAAAGAGTAAGGAAAGACTCAGGAATCACAATAATGAATGATTAAGCACTCATTTATATGTTTGATGCCCCATCGTAGGTGTGCTTTCTGGAGCAGGAGAACAAACGTTTGCAAACCAAGTGGAGCCTTCTGCAAGAACAGACCACCTCCCACTCTAAAATCAATGGCATGTTTGAGAACCACATCGCTAAACTACGCAGACACCTGGATGGCCTGGGCAATGAAGAACAGTACCTGGAAGGTGAACTGAATAACGTGAAGAGCTTGGTGGAGGACTtcaaaaaaaagtaggaaagcAGTCAAAACCACAATAATGAATACACTTACAACCTTAAAGCGTTGTTCAGTTCATCTCTATGGGGTAACCCTTAAGAAACATACAACAAAGAGTCTCCCTTTCAGATAAGTTTCCAAACAAAACCCAACCATCTAGGGACTCATTTCATCCCCCAAGAGCATATGCATGAAGTTTGCTTTAAAGGGTTCCtcaaaggttttttttgggTAATATTCTTAGAACCAACCAAGGTTCTACATATACCCTTAAAGCAATGGAACCATttagggttctagatttaacaGAACCTATCAGACAAATGCTATTATTTTAGACTTGGGAATCTGCTCCAATTACATTAggaggaaacaaacaaacaaacaaatatatatatatatatatatatatatatatatatatatatatatatatatatatatatatatatatatatatacatatatttaaattgAGAGTGTGTCTTACAGGTATGAAGATGAGATCAACAAGCGTACCGACTCCGAGAACACCTTTGTGGTCTTAAAAAAGGTTAAGtacatcatttattttcagactGTATTGCAAACAACATCTGCATTTGAAGAAATTAGAGTATTTGAAACTTGAATGGAGAGTGTGGTTCTGTCTGCTATGCTTTTCAGAATGCTGATCTGGCCTTCATGAATATGGTAGAGCTGGAGACATCACTGCACAGCCTCGACGATGAGATTGAGTTCCTAAAACTGATCTATAAGCAGGTGCAGTCCTATTTCTTACTATAGTAAAGAACTCTGTAAGTAtgttaaataagtaataaaacagtgtgtgttgCTATTGTAGTACAACACTGAGTCCCGGGGTGGTGAGATGAACCCGAGTCACTGTTCCCACCcgaaagctgattattttcctataacagcacatgcaCAAGTGTTGCACTCCTCTTATAGCACAGAAATTTGACAACAAtcacaactttttatttattaaagaacgacacatcatccttgtatctgtttatagttaatTTAATGTTGCCGAAGGTCCGCAatacaagttagttcctgttctcgcttacgttataacagctataaaccgtCATTTCTTCACCattctctattttttttctcgctTAAAGGCAAcacgtaaactcctctgtcctgaagataaCTGTAGTAAACctacagttacagctttacctctcactgttacaaagcactgacactggagactccttccatacacattacataaacatctccttacagaaaacttcaccgtatcaaccATTACATACATGTTACGAATCTGTTAATGTGAAGCGTCTGTtgcacaagtccctgtgaatgagctgttgctatagaaacgatagcgcattaatataaacctgagctgctgttatagaaatttaACCataccctctgaccaatcacaatccaggaCTCAACAGGGTGTGGCATAAATGTTCTTTTAAACACAACACTTCTTATAGTTTAAACCCAGAGCTGTCTTTCTGTTCGCAGGAGCTAGAGGAGCTGAAATCTCTGAGCGGAGAAACATCCGTGGTTGTAGAGATGGACAACAGAAGGGACCTGGACATGGATGCTATCGTGGCTGAGGTGCGAGCGCAGTACGAGGAAATCGCCAACCGCAGCCGAGCTGAGGTCGAGAGCTGGTACAAACAGAAGGTGGGAGTGCTACCATGCCTTTTTTTCCCAAATCTTATTGCCATAGTTTAAATTGTGTTACACTATTAGACACAAGGTTAAATCCGGAAGCATTAAGGGCATGTCTATGTAGAATCCAGAGTGCCAGAGAGGGCTCTAGtaactgaagaacccttaactattTAAAGAACCCTTCAAATATTCTTTGTTACAAAGAATTGCTCATGTTTTTGAAAGCTTTTTACACGACAACAGATTTTACTGTTCAAGAAAACAATCAGCAGAGGAAAATACCCTTAGTTAGACTTGAGTGAACATTAAATGTCTAAGTGTAAATAcatgtttaaaagtaaaaggtaatcacacagattagaagTGAGGACAAGATCCTTGCACTCTTCTAACAATTCCAGTGACTCAATTTGCATGAAAAAAAGCTTCTATAATGGTATAAATCTCCCTCATTCACTAAAACTTGTAcaacctgtatgtgtgtgtttgtgtgtgttagtatgaAGAGCTGCAAGTAACGGTCACGCAATATGGAGAAAACATGAGAACCACCAAAGCTGAAATCGCTGAATATAACCGCAAAATCCTACGCCTGCGGTCTGAGGCCGACGCCATCAAGGGACTGGTAAGAGACACATATTCACGTAATCATTCTTGTCTGCTTTAACAAGTAGAGCAGCCACTTTCCATTTTAAGGAACATTTTAGGTGTTACCCCATCATCAAGCCATTACAACTAGTATCGTAGTGTTTTTCTAGGAAGAAAGATGCTATAGCAATTAATAAGAAAgtgtatatgtaaacatctctaCTGTCTACAACAGACTAGCAGCACCGTTTTCCCCTCCAAGCAACTTCTGCTTACCGTAAAacccacatatatatatatatatatatatatatatatatatatatatatatatattatctatctatctatctatctatctatctatctatctatatatatatatatatatatatatatatatatatatatatatatatatatatatatatatatatagacagatgaAGTTGATGCAGgcaaaaaacacaaactagGTCAGGCAAGGTACAAACAGGATAACCCGGGCTTGGGCAAAATACAGGATCAAAAGCAAGGCTTGGAAAAGTTCAGATGATTACACAAACTGAGCACTGATTTCACACtgatatagtgtgtgtgaaagtccaATACATAGTGCCGGTAATGATTAATGACAAGTGAGCGTGGTTAGAAGTAAGGTGACAGTGAGCATGCtaaagtgcatgtgtgtttggatgtgtagtttgtggcggccatgtttttagGCCAGGGTGTTTTCTGGGAAACTGAGTTTACTGACTGTGAcgtcctgacacacacacttcagtattatgaCAGGCTTCACCATGCTGTTTCAATGTGCCTGGCCTGACCAGTGCCTTTTTAATCGCTTTCTAATAAtcattaagaataaaaaaaattgtaaagtaTTAGACTTGATACTTCTTTGTAGGCCAATTTGATTCTTTAATTATATCCATTTACTTGAATAATTTCATTCTAATTCATTTTTACCTAATAAGTATGATATTAGCTATATGCTTGCTTATTGTTACCTGAGTTAACCTTacatgattttatttcacattaatgagcACAAAACTTTCACCACTTActatgagagaaagagaggatgcATCTTTTAAGCGTGAAAACCTTGTTGCATGAGCACAAGCcgaaataatgataataatgagtctttattaatcacatatacattattgCACAGTGAATGTTGCTAATATGAGACGGTAGAGAAGGGAGCTGAGCTTTCAGGGGGCGGTTAATATAGGggagttcaaaacacctacaCAACTGTCAATCACTGCAGACTCATATGCCGATTGTCTCATCTACTTTTTTGTATTGGGGGAAAAGAATACTGCTCTTTCGGCAAATTTTTGTGATAACTCATAGCATGTTTTTCCTTCCACATGGTCCCAGTACACAAGTCAGAAGCTTCAGGTCAAAGAGGCTGAGGAACGGGGTGAAGCAGCAGTGAAGGAGGCGAAACACCGTGTGCAGGAGCTCGAAGAGGCTCTTCAGAGAGCTAAACACGACATGGCCCGACAAGTGCGCGAGTACCAGTCACTCATGAACATCAAACTGGCCCTGGACATTGAGATCGCCACCTACAGGAAACTTCTGGAAGGAGAGGAGAGCAGGTAGGATGGAGCATGTAGCCTTCACACCATGTTCCACATGTTCTTTTTAATCAGAACGTTCTCAGTATTATTAAATGCTCTActcatatttcattatttatgctTGAACGATTCCTTGGACCAATCCTGTGGCGTGTGTGGTCTTTGATCCCACACTTTACTTCCCACCTGCCATTAATTCCTGTTTACGGTTTGATTCGCAAAAACCGAATAAGAACTTTTAACCATGGGTTTATTCTGTCATATACGGTGTGACTTTTCATTAAATACCCATGAAGACattccaaagaaaaaaaaaagctaggaaggaagtagcagagatcacTAGTTGCTAAGCTCCCAATGAAGCTAAGCatgtaatgataatgataatgagtctttattaatcacgtatacattacagcacagtgaaattcttttcttcacataccccagcatgtcagtaagttggggtcagagtgcaggggcagccatgatacagcaccccctggggcagagagggttaagggccttgcagtggcagcttgaacccccgaccttctgatcagaaaccCACTGCCTCTTTTGATGTAAATCAAACAACCAATTTCCACACATGTATTAGagcattatttaatttgtgtttaactagTTAGAGGTAATATATAGTCACAAGCATTTTTCATctgaactaaacaaacaaacaaacaaaaactctgcacaggccacacccacaagcGACAACAGTAGCGGTTGCTACACGCTCACAAGAAACAATCTACAAGTGACATGAATGACCTGAAGCCCATTAGTGTGAATATCGGgtttaacattatttaaaatttttaatgtCTTTATCCCCCACAGATTAATGCGTGGAATCCAGTCCGTCAGTATCTCCAGATAGACCTGTGAGCGTccttgtgtgtttctctctaaTCTTATCTGTGCTGTTTAAACTTTATATTATTGTGATGTTTAAATGACTTTTCCTTTATCTCTCAGCTTATCAGCCTCATCTGCTGGAAAGCAGCACCTTCACGTCCTCCACTGCTCGTGCCGCGGGTATAAGCAGTGAGACGACTGCCATTCACACCGATTAGACCCATTACAGTCCTGGTCCGAAAGGCAAGACAGAATCTCCACAAGGCAGGGAAGAACTGAAGACCCTAAGAAATGATCTCATTCAACATATTGATAATAAAAGCCATACATTCCCTCCTAGTGTTTTTACTGTCTCGCCAGTGATGCCTTAGTATTTCAATACATGTacaaatattacttttttttttttaaaacttggtGTCTAAACT comes from Ictalurus punctatus breed USDA103 chromosome 11, Coco_2.0, whole genome shotgun sequence and encodes:
- the LOC108272215 gene encoding keratin, type II cytoskeletal 8, with the protein product MKKTLRTTGESSYSSRSYTGPVSSTMRKSYSVRSSHGGTGGMVRMVGGQLINSDVYAGSLDYMYRAGMGPRVGRGPVVRPPLTAVTVNKSLLTPLNLEIDSNIQSIKMQEKEEIKILNNRFASFIDKVCFLEQENKRLQTKWSLLQEQTTSHSKINGMFENHIAKLRRHLDGLGNEEQYLEGELNNVKSLVEDFKKKYEDEINKRTDSENTFVVLKKNADLAFMNMVELETSLHSLDDEIEFLKLIYKQELEELKSLSGETSVVVEMDNRRDLDMDAIVAEVRAQYEEIANRSRAEVESWYKQKYEELQVTVTQYGENMRTTKAEIAEYNRKILRLRSEADAIKGLYTSQKLQVKEAEERGEAAVKEAKHRVQELEEALQRAKHDMARQVREYQSLMNIKLALDIEIATYRKLLEGEESRLMRGIQSVSISR